CGCTTCATGAATGGGCTTTCCGTTATCGCTCAGACAAAGGTCTGCAAAAACATCACTGTTGACTTTTACGATTGATCCGACCAGAAGGTCTTCTTGAAAGCTGCCTGCAATGCCGATCTGGATAGCAGCATCGAAATTTTTATGCTGAAGAATCTTACTTAGCGAAAATGCTGTGAGGGCTGACCCAATGCCGCTTACAAGCAATGTAAAATCGGCGGTTTTTGTTTCAACAATTGACAGCTCATTATTCTGAACACTTCGTGCAAGCAGGAAATCCAGCTCCATGGCGGTGGCTGCGGTAATGAGAATTTGTTTTTTAGGCATGAGTGCAAAATCAATTCAAAGATACATAAATGCTGCGAAAAATGCCCGGACTATTCCATGTCCTTCACTTCGTTGTAGACTATGGAATCTCCTGATGCGAATCAGAGTTCGTTGTACACTGAATCGCGTTCCACTGGCTGGAAACCGGCTTCGGTGATCAGTCGCTGCAATTCGGACAGTGACATATCAGGGCTTTCGCCGCTGCCTGCACGCGTATAAATGCTGGTGGAATCATTGATGGTGCCGTCGAGGTCATCCACTCCGAACTGAAGTGATATCTGCGCGAAGTCGCGACCAACAGCGGGCCAGTAGGCCTTCAGGTGCGGAATATTATCGAGAAAAATCCGAGCGATGGCGTAAGTTTTCAAATCTTCTATGACCGGCGTTTCTTCAATGTCCGACATGCGATTGTCCCGGTTTCTGAATTTCAATGGAATGAAACAATTGAAGCCATGCGTTTCATCCTGCAGGTCGCGCAGTGCTGCCATGTGCGATATGCGCTGTGTGCGGCTTTCGACATGACCGAACAACATGGTGGCATTGCTGGGTAAACCGGTTTTATGAGCCATGCGGTGCACAGCGAGCCACAGTTGGCCGGTTGGTTTTTCAGGACTTATTTTCTCCCTTACAGAATCATCAAAAATTTCGGCGCCGCCACCGGGAAGTGAGGATAATCCGGCATCTTTTAAAATCCGCAACCCATCTGCGATATCAAGTTTATCGATGTTGCACATATATGCAATTTCCACTGCTGTAAACGCTTTGATGTGTATGTGCGGAAATTGTGTTTTGAGAGATTTCAAAAGAGTGGCGAAAAAATAAATTCCCCATTCTGGATGAACACCGCCTGTGATGTGTACTTCGGTAATGTTGTCAGCAACTGCAGAAATATTTTCGATGATTTTTTCCGTCGTAAAAGTATAGCTGTCGGCATCGGACTTAGCGCGGTAACTGCAGAAGCGACAATTATAAACACAAATATTTGTGGGTTCAATGTGAATGTTGCGGTTGTAAAAAACCTTGTCCTGCGAAGCAAATCGTTTGCGGTGTGTGGCCAGCAGAGCGAGTTGTGGCAGGTCGAAATCATTAAATAACAACAGGGCTTCTTCTTCGCTGATGCGTTGATCAGAAAGAATTTTTTCGGCGAGTGGCAGCTGTTGTATAGTGAAATATGGAGTTGATGTTTTCACAAAACAAAAGTACTGAATTTCTACTATTTTTAAGCTCAATGTTACGCAGAAAAAGCTCAATATTCGCCTTTTTTAAGCTTTATTTTGAGTTTGAATGAGCTCTAAATTTTGAGCTAACCATATCACGGATTGCAAATCCGAGCTATGGTTAGCTATGCATAGTGTTTATTTAGAAAAACACCCGCACCTGAACGTTGCCGGTATGCACTACCGGATTGCCTTCGCTGGCGCGGCCGTCGTAGATAAAATTCAATTGCATGTTGCTGCCCAGTGTGCGCTGAATGCTGAGGCCCCATGTGAAGTTGCGGCCGGGCTGCAACCCTTCGAGCATGATGTAGCCCAGACTGGAATTGGTTTCACCGCCATAGCTGATCTGCAGCATATTGAACTGGAGCATGGCCAGGCCTTTGCCTGATTTGCTGAACTTTAGCTCTGTGCCTGCTTTGCGTACAATCGCCTTTTCAACTGACAGCACATTGTTTTTTTCAGAATATTGAAAAAGCATTGTCCAGCGAAAAGTTGTCCCCGGTTGCCATGACAGCGATGGCTTGATCCCGGTTTCTTCGATGCTGTAATTGTTTGAAGTGAAATATTCCGAAGTAAAATCGCGTACGCCGCTGATGGCCGATAATTCCGTCACCCAGCTGTTGACAAATGATTTGCTGATTTTTATTTCGTCCTGTTGGCCCTGGCGGTCTTCGATGCCGTTGGTGAATAGTCCGCGTGCGCGGTTTGAAGTATTGATCCAGTTGATGCTAAATCGCGAATCGTTTGCTTTAAAGGTCAGGACATTTCTCCAGGTGGCATTTTGTGTTACAAGAAGTGAATCCTCACCTTTGGTAGTGAACGGCAGATACATCTCAGATGCTATCTCAGACGAGGTTTTCTTGTCATATGAAAAGGCACTTCTGTTTGAGAATTTGGAGATCTGTTTTCCCATGAATTTTTCTTTTTTCAGGATATCGGCCGGAGTGACAGCAAAGTTTCCGTTGAGTTGAGAAGAGAAAACCCTGATGTAATCATTCGTTGGTGTATAGATGCGAATGAAATTGGCCTCATCGCTGAAGGCGGCTGCCTCAAATTCATTTAGCTCGCGGATGCTGTTGCCATTGTAGTCGTTCCATGTGTAAACGCCTTGTCCGGGTGCGACTTCAAGATATGAAAATTCTTTTTTGGCCTCCATTCCGGAACCCGCTTCATAACTGGCCCCGAACACCATAAATCGTTTTTTGATCCGGCCGCTGTATTCAAGTCGTCCGAGCAGAAATTCCTCATTGGGCGTGGTTCCGGTTTTGTAAATGACTTCACGGTAAATGGCACGTAATAAAATTTGATTGTTTTCTGCAATCTGTCCTGTGCTTTCAAAACCAATATCAGTCATGTAACTTTGAGGTACGAGCTGCAGACTGTCCGCCACTTTGTCTTCGCGGTACTGATAATATACTTTTGCGCTGCGGCTAGAATCGGCATAGCCGGTATAAAATTTAGTCAGCCACCAGTTAAAAGATCCGGCATTCAAAAGATTACTGTCAGCTGAATGCATCTGTTTGGATTCTCCGTTGGCTTCAGCTCCCAGTGCGAATTTGCCGAATTTCTGTTCAAGTTTATTCTGATACTGAAAGAAATCTGTATTCCGGTTGCTCGTTGGCGATGCAAGATATACTGCGGTGGAGCGGAGAATCGTGTTTTTCCAGTTTTTATTTATCTGGAGCAGATTCTGATACGATGCATTTTTGCTGTCGCGCATGAACGCCCCGGTGCTAAGCCGGATCTTTTCCGATTTGGAATTTTGCAGAACAATATCAGCAAGCCCGAAATATGTGTTTCCGCGCTTTTCCATGAGGTCGAGATTCCAGTCACGGGCGAATTCAATGCTGCGAAAACGGTCAATTTCATTGAAATTCCGATCGGTTATTTCGGTGCGGATGTTTGTTGCCAGCATCCATTTTTTTACTGTATCGTTGCCAATTTCCTGATGGCTCCGGAAGTTCAATGTCAGCGCGTGTCCGGCATTGTCAGCGTCGTTCAACGACGAAAACAGATTTATGTCTTTATTGCTGATGGCATATTCGGCATGCAAAGATGTGTTTTTACTAAAATCATATCCTGCCCGAAACGCATACATCTCTGTTTTTTTAGGCGTGATGAGGATTATGACGGGTTCGTACTCTCCCTGCGGAATTCCGGCGATAGGCGACACCCATTTGAAAACGCGTCCGTTGGCACTGCTGCCGGTTTGAACGTAGTTGCCATTGTTTTTTCCAACATAAGAAAAAGTAAGTGCATACAACGCGCTGTCTGTGCTCGTTGAGTAAACGAATACGCTGTCATATCCGAGGGTATCTACCATTGCATACATAACTCTTTCGGTAGTGAATCCGATGCTGTCGATCCCCAATGAATACGCATTTTGAATGGAGTCGCCCACCAGCGACATGATCATTTTCTGCTCATCGGACAAATCCTGTTGCACCGATTGATTTTTCAAATCTGATTCAGAATATAAACTCAGACCTGTTGTGAATTTCCCTGATTTGTAGCCGACTTCGGAAGTTATCAATGAACGCGAATAGTTTTTGTCGGAGTATTCAAATTCAACGGAGATGCGCGATTTGGAAGTGATGATTACTTTAGTTGTAAAAGTTAATTCAGCAGTATTGTAATCAATAATATAATCATTGTCTTCGCCGCGTGTGAGCAATGTTCCGTCGATATAGACTTTTTCGCTGCCGGCCAACACAATGATGAAAGTCTCATTGTTATTGCCTTTCAGCTTATATGGGCCATGATTGCTTTCGATGGCTGTTATTTCCTGACGTGTGTAGCGGCCTTTTCCAAATGATCCGTTGGCCCGCACAAACAGCTCGTCATTTTTAGTGAGTCCCGGCGAAAATGTTGTTTGAAAATCACCGCCCTGTGATTTGCGGTTATATTTTAGGAAATAGCTCTGTGGTGCCGATTGCACCTCGATATCACCTGCCGTGAAAATATTTTTTTCCTTCGAAAGCCGGATAAATATTTTATCGAATTCCTGGATCTGCTGTGTGTTTCCTTCAGGTTGAATCGGAATGTTGTTGTCAGAAATAGCGGCCTGTATTTCGAGATCGTTGCTGAGCTTGCCGTTTAGCATAAGATTCAGCGACGAGCTGAGTGAGAAATCCTGCCGGTTTCCGACACTGAATCCGCGGGTGATGCTTCCGGTTTTATCGAGGCCGTCGGTTTCGAGCCAGGAACCCGCAGTTCCGGTGTTGGTGGCATCGAAAGGATTGTAATAGTTGTTTAGTTCGGGAAAGAGCAGCGTCGTGTCCTTGTGTTTGTAAGGTTTGGAGAGGTTTACACTCATGGCTTTCCACGATATCCTGAGTTCTCCGGCCGTCGGAAATTTTTCTTTTTTAAAGAAAAGCAAACCCTTGCTGATATCGAAGCGGAAGTAAGATGTGTCTGCCGGAGTGCCATCGGGCAGGATGATTTTTATATCAGCCGGATCGACTGTAAAAGAATCGAGTTGAATGGAATCGGGCACCGGAAGCTGCAGGGAAAGCGATTTCACGCCCGGATTCTGCTGGGCCGACAACTGCATGAAGGCAGATAGAAGGACAAGAAAGCCGATTAATCGCTGCATGTGTGTAGGAACGCAAACAAAGATAATCTATTTTAAATTGTCAGTGGTGAGTCAGGGCAGGGTTGAGGTCAGGATCAAGAGTCACGCGTCAACGTAAAACGTTGCAAGCAGGAGACGCGCGC
The Bacteroidetes bacterium GWF2_43_63 DNA segment above includes these coding regions:
- a CDS encoding aminofutalosine synthase MqnE, encoding MQQLPLAEKILSDQRISEEEALLLFNDFDLPQLALLATHRKRFASQDKVFYNRNIHIEPTNICVYNCRFCSYRAKSDADSYTFTTEKIIENISAVADNITEVHITGGVHPEWGIYFFATLLKSLKTQFPHIHIKAFTAVEIAYMCNIDKLDIADGLRILKDAGLSSLPGGGAEIFDDSVREKISPEKPTGQLWLAVHRMAHKTGLPSNATMLFGHVESRTQRISHMAALRDLQDETHGFNCFIPLKFRNRDNRMSDIEETPVIEDLKTYAIARIFLDNIPHLKAYWPAVGRDFAQISLQFGVDDLDGTINDSTSIYTRAGSGESPDMSLSELQRLITEAGFQPVERDSVYNEL